DNA from Pseudomonadota bacterium:
CGATAATGGCAGCACGAGACCCCCTAACCTCTGTTAAGAATAGCTACTCTCTACTTACCGATGCGTGCAGCAGGTTGAGTAGGATTAGTAGTTGCACCTGTTGGTGGGGTGATTGAAGGCGTTGTTAGAGTAGCGGTTGTTACCTCTTTCTCTAACGAGGTTGAGAGGTTTGATTTAGTGGCTCCAAGCGCGGTCGAGAGCTGTAAAGCAGCCTCATCAATCTTGCTAGTGATCACATCAAGCTTGGCTCGATACTGTGGCACGAGCACCTCAATTGCCCCCATTACATCGCCGTTATTACCACGAACGATCCTGCTGATTGAAACCACATCGGCCTCAATAGCTCCACGGTCAATGATCTGACCGGTTGAGCGCAACTCGGAAAGCTGTGTTCTGATAGCAGCATCCTGAACGGTATTAGCAGCCAACACCTCAGCGAGCATACTATCTGAGAGCTGTGCGGTAAGAAGCCTTCCTGCTGCATTAAGCTTGGCAGAGAACGATACCGCGATACGTGCGGATGCCTTGACCGGGCGCTTAGCCTCGATGCTAATTGGAAACTGAACCTGGCCAGACTGTAGGATAGCTAGGCTTACGGTCTCACCGAGCGACTCTGAGAGCGCTCGCAGAATTGGTGTCCCACGACCAACTAGGCTGCTCTGCGCAAGGTACGACTGCCCCATCTGGAGCGCCTTTACTCCGAGGCGGTAATCCTCTGTCTCTTTATTCTGATCAACGTAGCCACGCAGCTCTAGGGTTGCGAGCAATCGGAACACGTTGTTCTTGTGAAGCTTAAGACGCTTTGAAAGCTCAGTTACCCCGACCTCTCCCGCCGCCTTGCATAGCTCCTCAAGAACGTCGAGAGCATGAGAAACTGATTGTATCATGTAGTTTGATTTCTCGCGCTTCATAGAATTACCTGTCCTGCTTTGTATAATATTTTAAACTTAAGCTTTTCGAGCCTCAGCTTGCGGCACAACAACTACCTAGACCCAACTATACTGTGAATAGGCGGACTCGCAATGCTGTTTTATAGTCCTATTTTGGGCTTATAACAGGGAGGTCATTAAAACACAACGCACTATTTTCAGG
Protein-coding regions in this window:
- a CDS encoding IclR family transcriptional regulator, with amino-acid sequence MKREKSNYMIQSVSHALDVLEELCKAAGEVGVTELSKRLKLHKNNVFRLLATLELRGYVDQNKETEDYRLGVKALQMGQSYLAQSSLVGRGTPILRALSESLGETVSLAILQSGQVQFPISIEAKRPVKASARIAVSFSAKLNAAGRLLTAQLSDSMLAEVLAANTVQDAAIRTQLSELRSTGQIIDRGAIEADVVSISRIVRGNNGDVMGAIEVLVPQYRAKLDVITSKIDEAALQLSTALGATKSNLSTSLEKEVTTATLTTPSITPPTGATTNPTQPAARIGK